The nucleotide window CATTTTCCAATTCATCTTTTGCCTTCACCGGACTTTCCAAACTGTCGATGAAAAGCCATTCTACAGCTCTTGGGAATTCCTGGGACCAATAGAATTCCTGATGTGTTCCTTGCTCGTTGATATTGGTTTTTACTTCAAAATCAAACAATTTCTGAGCATTCAATCTTTTCAAAGATTTCTCGAAAAGTCTGATTCTGCCGACCATTCTGGAACCTTCCTGTCTTCCGCCATACAGATAAACCTTGATTTTATAAGGATTGCTGAAGCTAATCATCGGAAAATCATTCTCTGGTTCTACCCAAAGCGACGGCGAAAAAATCAACAGTTTGGAATAGACTTCCGGATAGAGAAATCCACCATAAATACTAATCAAACCACCCAAAGAACTTCCACCGATTCCCGTATTTTCACGGTCTTTTTTGGTCCTGTAATTTTTGTCAATCCAAGGTTTCAACGTGTCGGTGATGAACCTCAGATATTTTTTGCCTTCCGCATCTTTTGTCACGGCATCGTTGTCAAAAATATATTCCTTAATTCTATCGTCGTTCCCGTGTTCAACAGCAATGACGATGAGTTCGCCTCGTCCATATTCTGCCAGAAGCGCCAACTTTTTATCAATTTCCCAATTGCCATAAGCCGAGCCTTCATTAAACAAATTCTGCGCATCCTGAAGGTAAAGCACAGGATAAGTTTTCTCAGATTTGTGATAATCGTAAGGCAAAAGCGCCCAAACTTTCCTGGTCTTATCGAGCTGAGGAATGTAAAAAGCCTCATCTACCAATTCCACCGTCGGGAAAAATTCCTTCTTGAAAGGTCCCCAGTTCAGTCGCCATTTTTCTATATTGACCTGGACTTTTTTGTCCTCTTTTCTTGCTTTTCTGTTGGGCGTAATGCTGTCATATTTGTCGATTTCTACATTTTCCCAACCGCCTTTTGTAAATTTAAATTCTATCTCATCACTCAGTTGTTCATCGGGAATATGGATGTAATAGTTGCTATCATCCAATTTTTCCAATTCAAATTTGGAATCGCGCGGATTCCATTTGTTAAAATTTCCGGTAATGAAAATCGCTCGGTCATCATTGTCTTCTGACTTCAGAAAAAACTCCATTCTTTTTTTTAATTCTCTTTAATGAGTTATAAATTTATAAAATTATTTCTATTAATCGAATAATGTTGAGTTTTTTTCTTTAAAAATATCGGTTTATTATTGAATATTAACCTAAAATTAAAAATCATTGAATTAATGAAAATTTAATATTTCGAAATCATATTAATAAAAATAAAAAAGCTTTCGAAGAATGACTCCGAAAGCTTGAATTTTTGATTAAAAAAGTTAAAAATTTATTCCGATTTTACAACCTCTGTTCTCTCAGAGATTCCGTTGGCATTGAAAGCTTCAATTTGGAAATAATAAGAATCTGTTCTGTCGGCTCCAGTGAAAAAGTATTCGTTTTTACCGTAAACCATTATGCTTCCGTACAATTTGTCCGGCGATTTTCCCCAATAGATGACGTAGCCGTCGGCGTCAGAATTCTGTTGCCATTTGAACCAGATGCTTCTTCTCTCGCCATATTTTTTCGGGTCTGCGCGCAATGGAACGAAGTTTTGAACTTTCGCAGGTTTTGCACCGGCACCTTTTCCAAAAACTCGGAATCCGCTCAATGCAAATTTTCCTGTTGGCATTTTCAGGTTTTCCATTTTTAGGAATCTTGCTTTTGCGGGTTTTTCAAGTTCGATGTAATCGTGCGGAACGTCGGTTTGGTTTTTGGATTTATCGACAATCACTGTCCATTTTTTGCCGTCATTGGAACCATAGATTTTGTATTGGTGCATTTTGCCAAGCGTTTTTCCCATAAACTCAGCATCCTGGTCCGCATAATTCACTTGGATGGCGTTGATTGTGGAAACTTCGCCCAAATCCGTTTGAAACCATTCTCCAGAATTTCCAGTTTTGGCGCTCCAATAAGTTTTAATGTCTTCATCCACCGCAAGATTCGCCTGATAACCACCCAAAGTTGAGGAAACCTGAACTGGTTTATTGTAATTCAAAAGCATCCAACCTGGGAACAATCCTTTCGTAAAATCTTTGCCTTGCGCATATTGCGGAAGCAAAGTCGGATAATCGCCGTAAGCGGTGTTGGTGTACATCACATCATCTTTGTCGAAGCCAGTTGGCCAGATTCCCAATCGTCTTTCAAAATTGTTTTTGGTCGAAATGAAAATCGTGGAAACGTGCCACCAATTCCCAAAATTATCTTCGAAAGTTGCTCCGTGGCCAGCGCCTCTCGCAAATCCGCCTGGTTTGTAGGAGAATGGATTATGTTGCTGATATTCAAAACCTTCCAATGGGTTTTTAGAAACGTAAACGCCGTCAGAATAACCACTGAATTCTGTGGCTGGCGCACCGTATTGCATATAATATTTGTCTTTGTATTTCGTCATCCAGGCACCTTCTACAAAGGGTTGTAGGAAAACATTGTCATTATATTCGCCAAATCTTTCCCAGCCGTGGTCTTCTGGTTTCAATCTTAAAATCGGTTTTACGAAACCTTCGGATTGCATTGTTTTGGTTTTGATTTCGGTTCCTAGAAGTGGCCATTCGTTGCTGGAACCCCAGTATAAATACAATTTGTTTTTGTCCTCATCATAATGAAAAGCTGGGTCCCAAGCACCAACTTTCAAAGTATCGACAGCGATTTTCCAATCGTCTTTGGTTGGATTGGTACTTTTCCAAATCGGGAAATCCTGTTCCCAAGTGGAACCGAAAACATACAATGTATCTTTCATCGCCCAAACTGCTGGAGCGTTCAAATCGTGGGTGTACTTATTATCGAGAAGGAATTTTCTGTGGACAAATTTCCAATTCAGCATATCATCAGAATGCCAATAACCTTCCTGATTGGTCGAAAATAAGAAAAGTTTTTTCTGAAAATTGACAATCACTGGGTCGGCCGTTGCGCGGTGTTTCCCTTGTCTGGAAAAAACCTCGAAAGGCGTGTAGCCATAATCGATGTTGATGGGATTGCAATAGGTTTTTTGTTGCGCCGAAATCTGACCGATGAAAAGTAAGATTGCGAACGTAAAAATTGTTTTTAATTTCATTTGAATTCTAAGGTTTGCTATAATGTTCAAGTGTGTTATTTACGAATCTGAAAGTGTCCTGTTTGATTTTCATGTTGTCTTCGATATCTCTGTAATAGAAAAGAATATTGTCTTTGTCATCAATCGTGAGTTTTTTACCAACTGATTTTGCTTCGTAGAATTTATCTAGTTTATAAATGACATATTTACCGCTTTTCAAAGTAATGATAATTGGGAAAAACTGAGATGGAGCGACATTGGTTCTGTTAAAATTATTAATAACATTAGCAATATAATCTTCCTCGCCATCTTGGTTAAAATCACCCTGATCAATTGTCAATACATCATTTTCTGACAAGAAATTTTCGAACTGAATGTCTTCAACGCCGTCTGGTCTGTAATATTTCATTTCATCGTTCACATTGAGCTTGTTGGTAAAGCTGTTTTTGCTGATGATGCTTTGCAGGGTTTTGAGGTCCATATCACTTCTGATACAGGAAACCAAGCAGACTGCAATTAATAAATAATAGAAGATTTTCATGAAAAAAAGATTTATCCCAAGTTATGTAAAAATGATGAAACTCGGCTTTTTATCTTATTAAAATTATCACATCAATATTCCATTGGATGGCTGGATTGCTTGTGGAAGGTTTGTTTCATTCAACATATCGCGCATATCGATTTCTATCATTCGGCTTATTTGTGAGATTGGAACATCATTAGCACCGCCTTCAAACGGGTTTTCGCAACTTTCACCGATCTGTTCCAAAACTAAAAAGACCCAACCCAACAACATACTAAAGGGAATCGTCAGCCAAATGTAATTGTTTTCCAATTTTGCAAATTCATTCAGAAAACCCAAAGGTAAGAGGATGCAGAAAAGATTGGTGAAGTAGGTATTGATTGTGGAAAACTGTCTTGGATAGGGAAAGTTCTTGATTCTTTCGCATCTGCCTTGTTGATCATAAAAATCTTTTAGCTGATTTTCCAACGCCGTATAATTAAAATCATTAACAGAACCAGACTCGTGAAGTTTCCTCAAGGTTTCGGATTGCAAGGTGATGATTTGCGTTGCCCGGTTTTTCTTTTCGAGAAGGAAATTGATCTCGTTTTGATCAATGTAATTTTTCAATTCTTCGCCAAGTTCACATTCCCATTCCGGAACTTTATAATATTGAAGATAACGTCTGTTGTAAGGTCGCGTTTTCACGTTTTCCCAAGCTTTCACCTCTCGCAATTGAAACCTCAAAGCAGTCAACCAAGCAAAATGACGATAGAACAATTCTTTGTGCAAGCGTTTTTCCTCATCAGAATTATTTTGTCTGATGAAATCTTTGATCATTATTCCAAAACTCCGACTGTTGTTGATGATGGAACCGTAGATCTGCCTCGCTTCCCAAAGCCTGCCATAGGTCTGTGTATTCCTGAATCCGGAAATAAAAGCGGTCGCAGTTCCCAAAAGTGCAATTGGAACCCACGGAATTGCCAGCCATTTCCACCCTAAAAAATAAAATAGCAATGTTGGAATTGTGCTGATGATGAGCATTTTGATGATTTTCTCGCGACTCCACATAATGAAGTGGGAAACTTTGTAGCGATTGGATGCGTTCATTCGTGTTTTTTATTAATTTAATTTTAAAGATTTGGATTCCATTTTTTCTCGATTAATTCCATCAAGTAATCTGGACATTTGACAATCTTTTTGGTTTCAGAATCGAGGAAAAATAGAGTGGTGGAAGCTTCTGTAATTTTTACATTTTCTTCATTATAAATTTCATAATCGAACTCAATTCTAATTCCCGGAATTTTTCTGATGTAAGTCCTGATTTCCAAAAGTTGGTCATAAAGTGCTGGTTTCAAATACTTAATTTTGTATTCCGAAACTGGCAAAAAAATTCCCCTTTTTTCTATTTCGTCATAAGACATTCCAAGGCTGCGAAAAAGTTCTACTCTGGCGACCTCAAAATATTCTGCATAGTTGCCATAATAGACGTATTTCATAGGGTCTGTTTCTCCGTAACGTACTCGTATTGAGGTGGTTGTGTGTATCATTTGTAGCGCTTAATAATTCATACAAATATATTTTTTAATAATCAATAGAGAAAAAATTTTTTTATGAAAATTAATAATTAGATATTTGTTGTCTTCTTAAAAAACTAAAATCTTACCGGAAATAGCAGCAGAAAAATGAATGAAAATTTAGTATTAATCTGGGATAGGTGTCTCCAATTTATGAGGGACAATCTAAACGCAGCGGAGGACAACACAGACCTCAAAAAGTTAGAAAACTCTTTCGACTTGTTATTTGATAAAGTTCAGCCAATTTCTTTGGTGAACAATAATCTTACGTTGCTTGTTCCTAGTGATTTTTACAAAGAATATATCGAGGACAATTACTTGTCTTTACTGTCTGCTGCGCTTAAAAAAAATATCGGTAAAGGGGTGAAATTGTGGTATTCTGTGATGGAAAACAAACCATCTGGGAAGGAAAAACCAATTACGATGAACGTAAAAGGGATTTCTACACAACAACCTAAGATCCAAGAAGCGAGACCAGTTCTTAGAGAAAATAACGTCAATGCTTTTGCGGTGCCAGGCATCAAAAAGATCAACATTGATTCTAACCTGAAAGCCGACCAATCTTTTGATAATTTCATCGAGGGAGAAAGTAACAAGTTTGCTTCAACCGTTGCGAGATCGATTGCGAAAAGACCTGGTTCTACGGCCTTCAATCCATTGTTTGTTTACGGAGGTTATGGTGTTGGGAAAACGCATTTGGCCCAAGCGATTGGTTTGGAAGTGAAATCGACTTATCCGGAGAAAGTGGTTTTGTATCAATCTTCAGAAAAATTCATTCAGGATTTTGTGAAAGCGGCGAAGTCCCAGAACAAGACAGATTTTCAACATTATTATCAGATGATCGATGTTTTGATCATCGATGATATTCAGTTCTTGTCTGGTAAAGCGGCGACACAAGACAGTTTCTTCCATATTTTTGATTATTTGCATCAAAACGGAAAACAGATCATTCTAACTTCTGATAAGGCACCTGCTGATATTCTTGATACTCAGGAGCGTATTATTTCCCGTTTCAAATGGGGACTTTCTGCAGAGATCAAATCACCAAATTTCGATACGAGAAGAAAGATTATCGTTGATAAATTAAGTCGCGACGGAATCGAATTGACAGACGATATGCTGGATTATCTAGCATCGGAAGTTAAGACAAATGGTGTAAGAGAACTGATCGGCGTTGTAAATGCCGTTATCGCTTACTCAACAGTTTATAAATCTGATTTCAGTCTTGACCTATTAAAAGACACCATCAATAAGTTAGCGACGACTCAGAAGAAAACCATCAATATTCCTTACATCCAAGAGATTGTTTGTGATTATTTCGGGATTCAAAGAGAGCAGCTATTGTCTAAAACTAGAAAAAGAGAAATCGCGTTACCAAGACAATTGGCTATGTATTTCGCAAAAGAATATACCAATGCAACTTTCACGAAAATTGGTGAGGAAATGGGTGGAAAAGACCACTCAACAGTGATGTACGCTTGCGACACCATTCGAGACGTTTCGAAGATCGACAAAGAGTTGAAAAAATACATCAAGGATCTGAAAGAAAAGATCGCTCAATAACAAATACAAGGATTTAAATTTTTTTAAATCCTTTTTTTATTTTTAAATTTAAAGTCATTTTACTTTTTAAAATACACATTTTACAGTTTTATTATTATGAAGATTTTAATGGTTTGCCTCGGAAACATTTGCAGAAGTCCTTTGGCAGAAGGGATTTTGAAACATAAATTAGGAGACGATTATTTTGTAGACAGCGCTGGAACGATTAATTACCACGAAGGAAGCCAGCCAGACGAACGCTCTATAAAAACCGCAACCAAAAACGGGATCGATATCTCTACCCAAAAATCCAGACCGATCACAAAATCAGATTTTGATAAATTCGATTTGATATTCTGTATGGACAAAAACAATTACAAAGACGTTCTGAAACTCGCAGACGATTCTCAGAAACACAAGGTCAGATTGATCTTGGATAATGAACTCGAAGTTCCAGATCCCTATTTCGGCGGAATCGACGGTTTTGATAAAGTTTACAAAATGCTCGACGAATCTTGCGAAATAATTGCCGAAAAAATCAAGAACAATAGCATATAACTCGCAAACAATTCTAAATTTGTAAGACAACATTTTCTTATGAATTTTGACATTGAACAAAAACCGCTGAAGCCAAAAAAATTCTATCAGCATCTCTATATTCAGGTTTTGATAGCCATTATTTTCGGCGTTTCGCTCGGTTATTTTTATCCAGATGTAGGCGAGAAAATGAAACCTTTGGGCGACGGCTTCATCAAGTTGGTAAAGATGATCATCGCGCCCGTGATCTTCCTCACCGTTTCCACAGGAATTGCCGGAATGAGCGACCTCAAGAAAGTCGGACGAGTTGCGGGAAAGGCTTTCATCTACTTTTTTACATTTTCCACGTTAGCGTTGATCATCGGTTTGATTGTCAGTAATGTCGTTCAACCAGGAAAAGGTCTCAACATCGATCCAAGTACTTTGAACAGTGCAGAGATCGATCAATATGTCAAAGCTGCGCACCACAACTCGATGGTGAATTTCATCTTCAACATCATTCCCGAAACCTTGTTCAGTCCTTTGACGGGCGATAATATTTTGCAGGTTTTGTTGGTCGCGATTTTATTCGGAGTCGCACTGGCTATCACTTCCGAGAAAAGTTATCCCATTTACGATTTCCTTCAAACCTTGACAATCCCGATTTTCAAAATTGTTGAAATTCTGATGAAACTCGCGCCTATTGGTGCTTTCGGCGCAATGGCTTTCACGATTGGCAAATATGGTTTGGAATCTTTGAAAAATCTAGCGATGCTCGTCGGCACATTCTACGCTACTTCCGCTTTGTTCGTAATTTTGGTTTTAGGAAGTGTCGCTTGGTACAACGGTTTCAATATTTTCAAATTCCTAAGATATCTGAAAGACGAAATTCTACTCGTTCTCGGCACAAGTTCCTCTGAGCCAGCACTTCCAGGATTGATGAAAAAACTCGAAAATGCTGGTTGCGAAAAAGGCGTTGTCGGTCTCGTAGTTCCGACGGGCTATTCCTTCAACCTCGACGGTACCAACATTTATATGACTTTGGCGGCGCTTTTCATCGCTCAGGCTTGCAACATCGATCTGAGTTTGGAGCATCAGCTCGGTTTGCTTTTGGTCGCGATGTTGAGTTCCAAAGGTGCGGCAGGCGTTTCCGGCGCGGGATTTATCACATTGGCAGCCACTTTGGCGGTAGTTCCCGAAGTTCCAATTGCGGGGATGACCTTGATTCTCGGCATCGACAAATTTATGTCCGAATGTCGCGCATTGACCAATGTCATTGGAAATGCCGTTGCTACCGTTGTCGTTTCCAATTGGGAAAATCGTTTGGACAAAGATCGATTAAAAGAAGTTTTGAATTAGATTTGTAGTGACAAATTTTTGGGCAGCTTTATCCGCCTTCCACTCCCGCTATTTTTTGCCAAAGCTTTTACCAGCACCAAAAAATGAGCTCCGTTCAAGTCGGGCTGCAGATCCAACATAGATCAAGTGTCAACATTAAAATGTAATTTTGTCATTCCATAGGAAACCAAATGAAGTGGTTCGACCAAGTCAATCTAAACCCTTAAGATTTCTACGGAATAAGAAATATCGTAAATACATTTTACATTATACTTTTTACAACAAAAAATATGCTTTACCTTTTACCAGCTTACCTTTCAGAAAATTCTCCAATCGATTATTTCGCCCCAACGATCAAAGACATCATTATGAATGTCGACCATTATTTTGTGGAAAATGAAAAAACGGCAAGAAAAGTCATTAAGTTTTTCGCTCCGGAGAAAAAACAACCAGAACTCAAATTATTTCTCCTTGACAAATATTCCGAAACGGCGGATCTGAAAGAAGCGCAAAAACTGATGAAAGAAGGCGTAGATTTCGGATTGTTGTCAGAAGCTGGTTTGCCCTGCATTGGAGATCCGGGAAATATTATCGTTGGTTGGTCGCATAAGAACAACGTAAAGGTCATTCCTGTCAACGGACCAAGTTCTTTCGTTCTGGCTTTGATCGCTAGCGGATTTAATGGTCAGCAATTTTCATTCAACGGTTATTTGGCAATCGAGAAAGATAAGAAGAAAAAGGAGATTCAACAGTTGGAAAGTCTGGTGGAGAAAACGGGATTCACGCAGATCTTTATGGAGACGCCTTACCGCAACAATCCACTTTTCGAAGATTTGACGAAGTTCCTAAATCCAAATACAAAACTCTGCATCGCCTCCAATATCAACGATCCGGAAAATGAATTCATCAAAACAAGAACCATCAACGATTGGAAAAAAAACAAACCGGAATTGCATAAGATTCCCACAGTTTTTCTGATTGGGAAATAAATCAATAAAAGAAGTTAGAGGTTAGATGTGAGAAATTAGTCTAACTTCTAATCTCTAAAACCTAAAAATCTAATACCAAATTATATGAATCAAACCTATCCTTTTTATGTAAAACTTTCCTGCATATTGATCAGTATTGTGATCTTGGGATTCCTTGCTATCATTGGCGAACAGATTTTGATTCCGATGGTTTTGGGATTGTTGATCTCGATTTTGTTGATGCCTCTCAGCCGATTTATGGAGAAGCGATTGCGGTTTCCGCGAAGTCTTTCTTCGATTCTGGCAAGTCTTTTGGCGTTGGCAATTATTGGTGGTGTGATCTACGTGTTGTCGCTCCAAGTGGCGAAGTTGGCGAATGATTGGCCATCATTTCAAAAGCAGTTTGTGGATTTGATAGATGATCTTCAAGGTTGGATTTCCAGAACTTTTGGTGTGCGGAGAAAAGATCAATTGTTATATCTGAATGACACGGCGAAAAAGTCGATCAGCACCGGAACTGCGATTCTGGAAAGAGCCTTGAAATCCATTGGTTATGTTTTGATGTTGACAGGTTTTACGTTTTTGTTTACGCTTTTTTTCCTTTTGTACAGAACACATTTGCTCAAATTTTTGGTCGCCAGTTTTTCTGAAACGTATCACAAAACGGTTTTTGAGATCATTGATAATATTCAGTTTATGGTGAAGAAATATTTGGTGGGACTGTTTCTCCAAATGTTGATCGTCACGATCTTATCATTGATTGCTTACACGATTATCGGCGTGAAATATAATTTTATGCTCGCCATTCTCACGGGGATTTTGAACATTTTACCCTATATCGGAATTCTGATCGCGTTGCTGATTGGCGCATTGATTACGTTTGCAACCGCAGGAATCAGTCACGTATTGTTTATTGTGATTGCCATTGTCGTGATCCACGCCATCGACGGCAATATCATAATGCCGAGAGTTGTCGGTTCCAAAGTGAAGATTAATTCTTTGATCGTGATCATCGGTTTGGTGATTGGCGAGATGCTTTGGGGCATTGCTGGAATGCTTCTCACGATTCCGATCTTGGCGATTCTGAAAATCATTTTTGATAGAGTAGAAGGTCTGCAATCCTGGGGATTCCTGATGGGTGAGGATGATGATGTTCCGGTCTTCAAAGCGACGTTTGACAAATATTTTCTGGTAAAGAAAACCAAGGTGACGAATGTGGAAATCATT belongs to Chryseobacterium sp. KACC 21268 and includes:
- a CDS encoding AI-2E family transporter; translation: MNQTYPFYVKLSCILISIVILGFLAIIGEQILIPMVLGLLISILLMPLSRFMEKRLRFPRSLSSILASLLALAIIGGVIYVLSLQVAKLANDWPSFQKQFVDLIDDLQGWISRTFGVRRKDQLLYLNDTAKKSISTGTAILERALKSIGYVLMLTGFTFLFTLFFLLYRTHLLKFLVASFSETYHKTVFEIIDNIQFMVKKYLVGLFLQMLIVTILSLIAYTIIGVKYNFMLAILTGILNILPYIGILIALLIGALITFATAGISHVLFIVIAIVVIHAIDGNIIMPRVVGSKVKINSLIVIIGLVIGEMLWGIAGMLLTIPILAILKIIFDRVEGLQSWGFLMGEDDDVPVFKATFDKYFLVKKTKVTNVEIISKPEDEIGK
- the dnaA gene encoding chromosomal replication initiator protein DnaA — protein: MNENLVLIWDRCLQFMRDNLNAAEDNTDLKKLENSFDLLFDKVQPISLVNNNLTLLVPSDFYKEYIEDNYLSLLSAALKKNIGKGVKLWYSVMENKPSGKEKPITMNVKGISTQQPKIQEARPVLRENNVNAFAVPGIKKINIDSNLKADQSFDNFIEGESNKFASTVARSIAKRPGSTAFNPLFVYGGYGVGKTHLAQAIGLEVKSTYPEKVVLYQSSEKFIQDFVKAAKSQNKTDFQHYYQMIDVLIIDDIQFLSGKAATQDSFFHIFDYLHQNGKQIILTSDKAPADILDTQERIISRFKWGLSAEIKSPNFDTRRKIIVDKLSRDGIELTDDMLDYLASEVKTNGVRELIGVVNAVIAYSTVYKSDFSLDLLKDTINKLATTQKKTINIPYIQEIVCDYFGIQREQLLSKTRKREIALPRQLAMYFAKEYTNATFTKIGEEMGGKDHSTVMYACDTIRDVSKIDKELKKYIKDLKEKIAQ
- a CDS encoding SAM-dependent methyltransferase codes for the protein MLYLLPAYLSENSPIDYFAPTIKDIIMNVDHYFVENEKTARKVIKFFAPEKKQPELKLFLLDKYSETADLKEAQKLMKEGVDFGLLSEAGLPCIGDPGNIIVGWSHKNNVKVIPVNGPSSFVLALIASGFNGQQFSFNGYLAIEKDKKKKEIQQLESLVEKTGFTQIFMETPYRNNPLFEDLTKFLNPNTKLCIASNINDPENEFIKTRTINDWKKNKPELHKIPTVFLIGK
- a CDS encoding dicarboxylate/amino acid:cation symporter — protein: MNFDIEQKPLKPKKFYQHLYIQVLIAIIFGVSLGYFYPDVGEKMKPLGDGFIKLVKMIIAPVIFLTVSTGIAGMSDLKKVGRVAGKAFIYFFTFSTLALIIGLIVSNVVQPGKGLNIDPSTLNSAEIDQYVKAAHHNSMVNFIFNIIPETLFSPLTGDNILQVLLVAILFGVALAITSEKSYPIYDFLQTLTIPIFKIVEILMKLAPIGAFGAMAFTIGKYGLESLKNLAMLVGTFYATSALFVILVLGSVAWYNGFNIFKFLRYLKDEILLVLGTSSSEPALPGLMKKLENAGCEKGVVGLVVPTGYSFNLDGTNIYMTLAALFIAQACNIDLSLEHQLGLLLVAMLSSKGAAGVSGAGFITLAATLAVVPEVPIAGMTLILGIDKFMSECRALTNVIGNAVATVVVSNWENRLDKDRLKEVLN
- a CDS encoding low molecular weight phosphotyrosine protein phosphatase, whose product is MKILMVCLGNICRSPLAEGILKHKLGDDYFVDSAGTINYHEGSQPDERSIKTATKNGIDISTQKSRPITKSDFDKFDLIFCMDKNNYKDVLKLADDSQKHKVRLILDNELEVPDPYFGGIDGFDKVYKMLDESCEIIAEKIKNNSI
- a CDS encoding discoidin domain-containing protein, whose protein sequence is MKLKTIFTFAILLFIGQISAQQKTYCNPINIDYGYTPFEVFSRQGKHRATADPVIVNFQKKLFLFSTNQEGYWHSDDMLNWKFVHRKFLLDNKYTHDLNAPAVWAMKDTLYVFGSTWEQDFPIWKSTNPTKDDWKIAVDTLKVGAWDPAFHYDEDKNKLYLYWGSSNEWPLLGTEIKTKTMQSEGFVKPILRLKPEDHGWERFGEYNDNVFLQPFVEGAWMTKYKDKYYMQYGAPATEFSGYSDGVYVSKNPLEGFEYQQHNPFSYKPGGFARGAGHGATFEDNFGNWWHVSTIFISTKNNFERRLGIWPTGFDKDDVMYTNTAYGDYPTLLPQYAQGKDFTKGLFPGWMLLNYNKPVQVSSTLGGYQANLAVDEDIKTYWSAKTGNSGEWFQTDLGEVSTINAIQVNYADQDAEFMGKTLGKMHQYKIYGSNDGKKWTVIVDKSKNQTDVPHDYIELEKPAKARFLKMENLKMPTGKFALSGFRVFGKGAGAKPAKVQNFVPLRADPKKYGERRSIWFKWQQNSDADGYVIYWGKSPDKLYGSIMVYGKNEYFFTGADRTDSYYFQIEAFNANGISERTEVVKSE
- a CDS encoding bestrophin family ion channel, which translates into the protein MNASNRYKVSHFIMWSREKIIKMLIISTIPTLLFYFLGWKWLAIPWVPIALLGTATAFISGFRNTQTYGRLWEARQIYGSIINNSRSFGIMIKDFIRQNNSDEEKRLHKELFYRHFAWLTALRFQLREVKAWENVKTRPYNRRYLQYYKVPEWECELGEELKNYIDQNEINFLLEKKNRATQIITLQSETLRKLHESGSVNDFNYTALENQLKDFYDQQGRCERIKNFPYPRQFSTINTYFTNLFCILLPLGFLNEFAKLENNYIWLTIPFSMLLGWVFLVLEQIGESCENPFEGGANDVPISQISRMIEIDMRDMLNETNLPQAIQPSNGILM
- a CDS encoding alpha/beta hydrolase-fold protein produces the protein MEFFLKSEDNDDRAIFITGNFNKWNPRDSKFELEKLDDSNYYIHIPDEQLSDEIEFKFTKGGWENVEIDKYDSITPNRKARKEDKKVQVNIEKWRLNWGPFKKEFFPTVELVDEAFYIPQLDKTRKVWALLPYDYHKSEKTYPVLYLQDAQNLFNEGSAYGNWEIDKKLALLAEYGRGELIVIAVEHGNDDRIKEYIFDNDAVTKDAEGKKYLRFITDTLKPWIDKNYRTKKDRENTGIGGSSLGGLISIYGGFLYPEVYSKLLIFSPSLWVEPENDFPMISFSNPYKIKVYLYGGRQEGSRMVGRIRLFEKSLKRLNAQKLFDFEVKTNINEQGTHQEFYWSQEFPRAVEWLFIDSLESPVKAKDELENDIKN
- a CDS encoding thioesterase family protein — encoded protein: MIHTTTSIRVRYGETDPMKYVYYGNYAEYFEVARVELFRSLGMSYDEIEKRGIFLPVSEYKIKYLKPALYDQLLEIRTYIRKIPGIRIEFDYEIYNEENVKITEASTTLFFLDSETKKIVKCPDYLMELIEKKWNPNL